From the Geotrypetes seraphini chromosome 8, aGeoSer1.1, whole genome shotgun sequence genome, the window gggaaaggaaggagaggagatggcagataatggagggggagatggaaggagaggaaagagatgccagggcatgaggggagggaagggaaactaaggagacaaatgcgagaccagagagaaaggaaggagaggaggtgctaGAGCagggaggcagagggagagatgccagggcatggaagggaggaaagggaatggaaggagagagagatgccagaccatggggtggagtgggaaggaaaggagaagagagatgccagagcataggaaagggggtggatacagaaaaatggagaggggatgacgctgaaatgaatcattacaaaggagagaaagggcacaggatatagagtttataaaaagagggaagatgccgtatgaaagagagagggcagacactggatggaaagggcagaaaaggcggacagtggatggaaggggcagggaAAAGGTGGATAGTATATGGAAgggagggcagaggctgggtggaaggggcaaagagggcagatgttgcatggatgCGTGAGAGGACAAAAACAGTATAGAAGAGAAGATGAttgaagcagaaacaacaaaagatagaaaattttttttgttactttaagtagaatcaagtagtattgtaactattgataaaagtttataaataggaaatggaaataaggcaatttggtGGGGACtgaacccctttcctcaggtcagtacaggataccataacagcagtatactgtactgtcctgaagaaagatttggcctctgaaagctaattgaaaaatggattagtccaataaaatggtattttcatatttgttttatttctatttgttaatttgtaaagtggtgattgttatgtatcaggtttttttcaaatttacatctgctgtctttatattttgcacagtattaggggacatgtgtcactgtttctgtagtgttgcagagtctggtttcttgacgtttcagtttaacttttgtctatatatttctttttagattgtgattattccatattgggtgagggtgtatctgtgttctgtgtgtatgaaaaggacatggttttctgttagcattgactgtgcaggatctggcttgtttagttttacaatttgtgtgttggtgttctagtgctcactgcatgtTTGGGCAATTGGAATCGAGGGGGGTTGGGTTTGCCGGATATGCGGATCTATAATTATGCGTGTTTGCTTCGTTATTTAGGTGATTGGGTAAATGTGACAAGCATTTACACTCCTCTTCAGATGGACAGGAGTTTTTAGCTCTTTATGATATATTTGTGTTATTACATAGTACGCGGAATATATTACCATCTTATATTCGTTCAAGTGTATTATTCAATACTTTACAGACGGCATGGCGTTGGCTTGTGCATTTATTGGGAGGGAATCCGATGATTATTGGTCTCTTGCCTTTGCAGGGTAATCTGGCTTTTCTTCCGGGTAGAGACTCTAGGGAGTACAGATTATGGGGAGCAAGAGGAATTTCAAGATTGGGACATATACTTGGGGATGAGGGTGAGCTATTGACCCATGCAGAATTGTTGGCTAAGGTGGGGGAGACTTGGGGAGCGCAGTTTGCATGTATGTATACAAGTGGAACATTATGTGAGATCCCTTGACAGAGCACAGTTGAGTTTACATTTGGGGGCTAGATTGAGAGAGTTGTTTGCTCAGGAGGAGGGGATGTCTCTTTCCGTGTCTAGTATTCATGCTATTTTGCAAAAACTACAACCAGACAAGGACTATCAGAATATTCGGGATAAATGGGAGAAAGATTTACAGATTAATTTGAGACATTGGGATGTTGCCCATACTTTAAGAGCGACACCTGGGGTGACACCATGTACATGGTTAAGAGAAATGTATTATAGGGTTACATTACGTGCCTGTTATATGCGTACACAATTGTTTTTGTGACAATGGTGTAGGAGGTCTTCCTACACCATTGTCacaaatgtgggagggagggtcaTACTTTAGgacatgcattttggttttgcccCATAATTTAGCACTTTTGGAAGTGAATAATATATGTCAAAGATAATTGGAAGATTTTTGCGCTGTTCTCCTTCCCTCTTTATTTTAGATTTGCTAGAAGCTTTGGCCATTTGCCAAAGGGACATAAGGCGCTGTGTAGGAAAATTAGTCTATTGGATAGAAAATTTATAGTTCAATATTGGACTATTCCTGACCCTCtgaagttttggcattggcgaaaccaattacatcagttggccatttgggaagctagagatgctggaattacTAGAAAGCAAAAGATGTTGTTTATACAAATCTGGGATTCTTATTTGCAAGCTTTGCATCCTAAGGGCTGtagtgcgattttaagttgggtctcttaattgggcttCTATTTAATTGAATGACTTAATATTGGTGTGTTTTGATGAGGtggggtagagagtaccattgggtggggaggggagggtgtggGGAGGGGTGGTTGAGGTTATTGAAAGGTTCAAACACTTAGTCACATATAGATAAAGTAgaatatgtatattatattaatatatttgatgcattattgTTGTAAACAGTGCCCTGATGTAtctgatgatgtttgcatcaataaaactgtttgaatctaagatgctgccttttcctaggagcacccttgttgtgtgacttatggattattactaaaaataacttctttttttttatatatagaggagggggttgttaaagaatgatcagcactggctgtcatacgccactggatttaatgaccctattctaaccaccaaatttccccgtcccgccccactCAGCTACTTTATCATGCCACCCAACTGGAAAAAATTTCTAAGGAGAACACTGCACATAATGTCTTTTTTTCAACAAAAACAGtggcaaagtttgtaaagtataCAGCCATTTAAGGAAAATAATCATCATTATTTTTTATGCGTGTTTTGGATTTTGTGTTAATACAAATGAAAACCAAATATttgttactagtgtttaagctcgttacattaactggtgctagaatagatgtgtaaacttttagcataatggggcgctgaggccattctttctttctttgcttctgctccccctgtccagcagtagcccttctcccttccttttatgtccctcctgtgcaacagcagcatttctcttcccccttccctggtcttcccaAAAGGGTGCTGCAGCAGAATTCCCCCCGCGGTCTTTCACAGCCATTGGCAGCATTTCtcattctctctgccccccccctccctggtctTGCACAGCCGTCGGCAGCATAGCATTCACAACTCACTGcgcctgcttgcttcgggccttcatCGCTGCcaggtcccacctactttctgtttccacaaaggcaggaaggaagaccCGAAGCAAATAGGAGCAGtgagttgaagcctccctccctgccggcAAGCACAGCGTAGTCAGAAGTCAGCCAGCgtcggagatcaggaaatcagctgaggcaggcactgcgcggGCACAGACCCAccaagtttgaagtgcgcatgtgtgctaagggttttattattattgatgtctAAACCAACAGCTGTCTAAACCCCTGTGCAGCCTTTCTAAAGGTGAAATGTGGCCTCCTCAGGTGCCTTGTTTTAATAAATTGCATACTTCTACACCTGCTGGACTGTTTTGTGGGTGTTTGCTGCTTAGATTGTATGCAGATTGCCACCTCTATTCATCTGGTGGGACAAAGAACAGTGGCTTAAGGTTGAGGAGGCAACTGCTTGATGGTATGGTAGACTACCAAACTTTTTGATTTTATGGAAATCTATACTGGTCAATCCCTATATAGGAGTGTAACTTGAGTGAACTAAGTGCAGATGGACTATACATATACCCCCTTAAAATTACTATAGGAAATACTAAATAATACAAAATTGATTTTATTGTTCACACTTCCAGAAGAGTACTATTGTGGTTTTATGTTTGTAAAACATAGTTTTAATATTTTGCTTTTACTTATTGGTTGTATTTGTTGAAATatcacaataaaaatataaatcaaaAGTTTGTTTTCTGTTGTAGTGAAAACCATGCAGCTGTTTGTGCGTGCACAGAGCCTGCACACCCTTGAGGTGTCTGGACAGGAAACTGTAGCCCAGTTAAAGGTATGTTAACTTTTACCCTTCTCTGAATCTGGCAGTCTGCACATTGCTTTCACAAGACTTGCCTCAGTGTGTGGCCTGTACTGTAGCTATTTTGTAAGAGAAGCAAATCTGCTGGACAGTAGAAGGACTGCAGTTTTACCTTTCTCACCTCAGGCTTGCGTTGAGTCTCTTGAGGGCCTTGCTGCTGAAGACCAGGTGCTGTTGCTGGGCGGAACACCCTTAGAAGATAAGGCAACTCTTGAGCAATGTGGCATCAGCGCACTAGCCACCCTGGAAGTTGCTGGCCGTATGCTGGGAGGTGAGTAGCTTATTAGTAGAGCTATATAAGCCTGGTTCCAGGCATAAAAAGCAGGGTTTCAGAGACTAAGCAGTGTCCAGGAGATAAAAGATTGTGGTAGTTTGCAGGGGATATGTTAGGTTTTCTGTCATAAATCTGGAAAGGAGTTTCTTCTAAGATTGAACTCTTCAAAGTACCTTAGACCTAGAAGAGAAACACTAATGCATGATTGACAAAGAGCAGCATTATAGATGCTGGAATGCAACAGGCTGGGTTATTGATGGGGAGGAGGAAAGCTATCCATATCCCAAGCTATTACATTGTCCTTGACTTGTTTGTCTGTTCCAGGAGTACTCAATCCCATCAAACGAGAGaattttgcatataatgaaagcatgTAAACTATGAAAGAGAACAGACTGACTCTGTAATAGCACAACCAAAGAGGAGGGCCCGCTATACAAAAACTcagctcagagaaataaaactctgaagagggagaggtaaccccctcttagggagagagtttatcttccaatcatcgcTTAATCAATGTTAAAAGCGAGTCCAGCTCAAAGGTGTAAAAATATTTTAAGTGTGTGTATGTCTCTTAATTGGAATACTGTATACACTCAAAGCAAAAAACTGAAAGCAAAAAACTTTTGCATTCAAGTTGACACTGGAAACTCTAAATGCACTTAGCTTGGTTGTAAAGAAATActcatcagggtcccgacgcggccccgtttcggtgtctacttcaggagaccccgccaaacTGATTTGATTCTGCTAAGGAGTAACAACCGTGAAAGATTCAAAGGAGATCTGAAATGcaaaaacagatatcaaaaaATTGCAATAGATATGGGCAACGAAACTCAAAAAGCCACAAACCTATGCAAAAGGTAATAAGGCTTATAGCTGACATAACAGACAGGAGCACAATGATGTACATACCGTTCAAAAATGTAAAAGATTTCCGTGCAACGGAGAACGCCGGCACCCGCTCCGATTTTTAAACcggagggaggagggaaaccgGACGTGgcaaacgtgatgacatcattgaAACACTAACAAAAGCAAAAAATCTTCAAAAATACACTACAGAAGTCAGACATGATCAGAGGAACGCTACCCACTCGATCTCATTGTTGAGGCCATATGGGTGGAGAGTGTTAAGGTCAAAGATCCATTTCTGCTCTCTTCTCCACAGCATACGAGCTATGTCACCACCCCTGGTGTTGCAATAACGGTCCAATACTGTAAATTTTAGATCAGTTACGGCATGATTCTTACTCTGCCAATGTTGCACCAGGGGGGCTTCCTGCACTCCAGTGCGTATACGGCTCATATGTTCTCCAATACGGAGCTTCAAACTTCGGGTAGTGCTCCCCACATACACAAGCTGGCACGGACAAGATATAGCATAAATTACATGATGTGAATTGCAGTTAGTCACATGCTGAGTATACTTGTATCGAGGAGATAATGACATTTGTTGAATGGGGACACTGAATTGACAAACTTTACAGTGTCCACATGGGGAATGCTGACCCCTCAAAGAGTTAGAAGCCACTAGACTTAAAAACTGTGAATGTGTTAGTTGTTGTTTCAAATTTGGAGATTTGAAAAGGCAAATCTGGGGACATCTTGGAAAGCCTCATGATACTGCATAATTTATGCTATATCTTGTCCGTGCCAGCTTGTGTATGTGGGGAGCACTACCCGAAGTTTGAAGCTCCGTATTGGAGAACATATGAGCCGTATACGCACTGGAGTGCAGGAAGCCCCCCTGGTGCAACATTGGCAGAGTAAGAATCATGCCGTAACTGATCTAAAATTTACAGTATTGGACCGTTATTGCAACACCAGGGGTGGTGACATAGCTCGTATGCTGTGGAGAAGAGAGCAGAAATGGATCTTTGACCTTAACACTCTCCACCCATATGGCCTCAACAATGAGATCGAGTGGGTAGCGTTCCTCTGATCATGTCTGACTTCTGTAGTGTATTTTTGAAGATTTTTTGCTTTTGTTGGTGTTtcaatgatgtcatcacgtttgcCACGTCcggtttccctcctccctccgGTTTAAAAATCGAAGCGGTGCCGGCGTTCTCCGTTGCACGGAAATCTTTTACATTTTTGAACGGTATGTACATCATTGTGCTCCTGTCTGTTATGTCAGCTATAAGCCTTATTACCTTTTGCATAGGTTTGTGGCTTTTTGAGTTTCGTTGCCCATATCTATTGCAATtttttgatatctgtttttgCATTTCAGATCTCCTTTGAATCTTTCACGGTTGTTACTCCTTAGCAGAATCAAATCAgtttggcggggtctcctgaagtagacaccgaaacggggccgcgtcgggaccctgatgagTATTTCTTTACAACCAAGCTAAGTGCATTTAGAGTTTCCAGTGTCAACCTGAATGCAAAAGTTTTTTGCTTTGAGTGTATACAGTATTCCAATTAAGAGACATACACACACTTAAAATATTTTTACACCTTTGAGCTGGACTCGCTTTTAACATTGATTAAgcgatgattggaagataaactctctccctaagagggggttacctctccctcttcagagttttatttctctgagctgAGTTTTTGTATAGCGGGCCCTCCTCTTTGGTTGTGCTAATTACAGAGTCAGTCTGTTCTCTTTCATAGTTTAGTGCTTTTTCTGACTCCTAGTTACTTTGTCCCTGCTGAAGTGGAAATATAATGAAAGCATGGCATTtaaatctagctcatgcatattcactggggatatGCTAAAAATGGGCTGTCCAGGTTTGTGTCGAGGCCTAGGCTGAGAACTGTTGATTCTCTTGAAGACAAGCAAGTGTAATATTCTCAAATGTGGGTGGTGTCATCCACAGAACCAGGTACAAACACTACCAAGTGCATTGTAACTTTAAATGTTTAGGCAGTGCTCGTACTGTGTGCATGtctgtgccttcccacccgatgctgGCTCGCAAGACCATCACAGAGCTGAGAAACTTGTCTTCAGTTTTCAGTGTGTCAAACTTTTGCTTTACCATCTTTATTTATGCCTTCCCATACTTAGTTTTGTTCAGTGTTTTCCTCAAAATTTCTTGTTCTTTTCttgttactaaactaaactaagccttaagtttatataccgcatcatctccacgcaagcggagctcgacacggtttacaaagcttaaaaatacaagaagaggggagagagagtttacaagggcatatgaaaagggggaagtaggaaggagatgttatatattagagaaaagccaggttttcagttgtttccggaacagctggagggagcccaggtttcgcagcgggatagtgagatcgttccagaggcccgtgattttggagaggagggatcttcccagtttgcctgcgtgggggatgccacgtagagaggggaaggatagtttatgtctgtgggcggatctggtggtagcaggcgtttgggcgaggaaggatagagggattagtggcggaaggatgccatgaattatcttgaaagctagacaggagcatttgaagtgaattctggaaagtacagggagccagtgaagcttggtaagtaagggggagacatgatcaaatttgcgtttagcaaaaatcagtttggccgcagtattctggatgagctggagtctgtgaagacttttttttgttaggcacaggtaaatggcattacagtaatcgagtttggataagatgatggattgtaccaggacggtaaagtgtttttggtggaaataggatctaactttcctaagcatgtggaggctgaaaaaacatgattttgccaaggagttcaggtgatcgtttagggagagggaggaatcgataatgatgccgaggaccttgcttgagaattcaaggcgaagagcgggacctgtgggtagagtgaagagggtgggcaggtgtgctaactttgggccgagccagagtagttttgtctttgattcatttaatttcatctgaacagagagggaccaggcatgaagtctcattatgcatgaggtgatgttctcttggaggtttgtaaggttctggtctgtttcgaggaggataaggatatcgtctgcatatgtgtaaattgtttcaaggggggatagtttgagaagcttcagggaggtcatatacatgttgaagaggataggggataggggagagccctgtgggaccccgcaggatggtgtccacgaggtggatttggagccgtttgcgttgacagtgtaggagcgtgcgcgaaggaagtttgagaaccactttaggacaaaggagtctattcctatctcggaaagttggtagattagtatgtcgtgctgcacgacgtcgaaagctgcggagagatcgaactgtaggagaacagcaaatttgtttcgggcgtgtagttgttgcacctttgagattagggaaactaggagggactcggtgctgaagttgggcctaaatccgaattggtagtgttggaggatggagaatctctctaggtaagaggagaactgggtagcgactatggtttccagaagttttgttaaaagagggatgttggctatggggcggtagttcgatggtaaggaagggtcaagatcggcttttttcagaagaggggacaaggcaatgtggcccatttctgaggagaacaggcccgatagtaaagctttgtttataaggtttgtaagggaagagatggcctgcgctgGGATGTTTTCGTacaggtaggatgggaaaggatctaggatgcacttgcaggatttaagtttcaggcagagtttagagatctggggctcggatacaggttcgaaagtagtccatgatctgtcagcagggatagggtcggagtctttcagaggaagagagttgtaagagatagctggggggaacgaactctttatggtagagatcttctcgttgaaaaaattggctaagtcatttggagatgggagggtgggggagggggaggagtcgtttttagaagttaggtttcgccagatgtggaagagtgtactgttttggttttttgatctggagattttatctccatagaagatcttcctagctttttttagtatggagttgtaggatttgatgttttctctccaggattgcctatctgaaggggatttcgattttttccatcttCGCTCGAGGGCTCGGCATTTCTGTTTTagttccctgtggtatgggagataccagggggccttgtgagagtaggagatggatttagtggctaGAGGGGCAAGAGCACGGTACGTGGTTTCcgaaagagtcacccagttgtgccagaatGCGTCTGGGTCCATgagagtgggaagaggagggaatttgttgaggaactgg encodes:
- the FAU gene encoding ubiquitin-like protein fubi and ribosomal protein S30; protein product: MQLFVRAQSLHTLEVSGQETVAQLKACVESLEGLAAEDQVLLLGGTPLEDKATLEQCGISALATLEVAGRMLGGKVHGSLARAGKVRGQTPKVAKQEKKKKKTGRAKRRMQYNRRFVNVVPTFGKKKGPNANS